A region from the Altererythrobacter sp. H2 genome encodes:
- a CDS encoding LacI family DNA-binding transcriptional regulator — MARRRQAVTIKHVAADAEVSLQTVSRVINNEPNVRPEMKARVQASIDKLGYIPSIAAQRMSGSRSYLILALNDRERTIADWQARQGSDWVDQMLLGGMLKCAEYGYRMIIELVDTHNDHVARELNAALVALQPDGVILTPPHSDNPLITGLLEERRIPFARIGSLGNGGGIPLVMGDEQAAERATRHLLRLGHTRIGFITGSKEYALSSWRENGWRAVMDEAGLATEGLCVTGDFSYVSGTAAAEQLLSLAHPATAIVASNDQMAIAVLDHARARGLDVPRDLSLVSFDNTPVTMFSQPPLTAIDQPIAATVARAAELLIAAKKGDKLPAGVTVIEASLIERGSTAPPAPA, encoded by the coding sequence ATGGCGAGACGCCGCCAGGCCGTCACGATCAAGCATGTTGCTGCCGATGCAGAGGTTTCCCTGCAGACGGTCAGCCGCGTCATCAACAACGAGCCCAATGTCCGCCCGGAAATGAAGGCGCGGGTCCAGGCGTCGATCGACAAGCTTGGGTATATCCCGTCAATTGCCGCGCAGCGGATGAGCGGGTCCCGCTCATACCTGATCCTGGCGCTCAATGACCGCGAACGGACCATTGCCGACTGGCAGGCCAGGCAGGGGTCGGACTGGGTCGATCAGATGCTGCTCGGCGGAATGCTGAAGTGTGCCGAATACGGCTATCGCATGATTATCGAGCTGGTCGACACACACAACGACCATGTTGCCCGCGAACTCAACGCGGCACTGGTCGCGCTTCAGCCGGATGGCGTGATCCTGACACCGCCGCACTCGGACAACCCGCTGATCACCGGCCTGCTCGAGGAACGCCGCATCCCGTTCGCGCGGATCGGATCGCTCGGCAATGGCGGGGGCATTCCGCTGGTCATGGGCGACGAGCAGGCGGCCGAGCGCGCCACCCGCCACCTGCTCCGGCTGGGCCATACCCGGATCGGTTTCATTACCGGGTCGAAGGAATATGCCCTCAGCAGCTGGCGCGAGAACGGCTGGCGCGCCGTGATGGACGAGGCGGGCCTTGCCACCGAAGGCCTCTGCGTGACGGGGGACTTCAGCTATGTCTCGGGCACGGCGGCAGCGGAGCAACTCCTCTCCCTCGCCCACCCGGCCACCGCCATCGTTGCCAGCAACGATCAGATGGCGATTGCCGTGCTGGACCATGCCCGTGCCCGCGGGCTCGACGTGCCGCGCGACCTGTCACTGGTAAGCTTTGACAACACGCCGGTCACGATGTTCAGCCAGCCGCCACTGACCGCCATAGACCAGCCCATTGCCGCCACCGTGGCCCGCGCCGCCGAACTGCTGATCGCGGCCAAGAAGGGCGATAAACTGCCCGCCGGGGTGACCGTGATCGAGGCCAGCCTGATCGAGCGCGGCTCCACCGCGCCGCCGGCACCTGCATGA
- a CDS encoding MFS transporter has product MNGTGVADAPLLRQDTRFLLLYALALAGGAVAYVPFLTILLPMQLAGMTGADKVEWLAYATFAGAVTASLANIGFGWLSDLTRSRVPWIVTGLVSSSLVLVAFGQIDEPGTLIALLVVWQCTLNMMLASLMAWAGDCVPDHQKGLLGGLMAISPAAGALATTLITLPGLASPQERLWLVALLVAGCIGPALLFGAPRRFPELTASRPGADEAAVGTPLPANPALIRMWLARLLIQVSEAALFAFLYFWFRSVDTAMDDARIAQVFGAVLVCSIPVSIAAGRWSDRMGRPFLPLPIASGIAALGLLLMAWSSTLPGAIAGYAVFGLAATVFLSLHSAQTLRVLPSPEKRGRHLGFFNLTNTTPSLVMPWMVVTIEPLFGFSGLFVVLAFCAMAAAALLATIRART; this is encoded by the coding sequence ATGAACGGAACCGGCGTGGCAGACGCGCCCCTGCTGCGACAGGATACGCGCTTCCTGCTGCTCTATGCGCTGGCACTGGCTGGCGGTGCGGTCGCCTATGTCCCTTTCCTCACCATCCTGCTGCCGATGCAACTGGCGGGGATGACCGGGGCGGACAAGGTCGAGTGGCTCGCCTATGCCACCTTCGCTGGGGCGGTCACCGCCAGCCTGGCCAATATCGGCTTCGGCTGGCTGAGCGACCTGACCCGCAGCCGGGTGCCGTGGATTGTCACCGGCCTCGTTTCGTCCTCGCTGGTGCTGGTGGCATTCGGCCAGATCGACGAACCCGGCACACTGATTGCGCTGCTGGTCGTGTGGCAGTGCACCCTCAACATGATGCTCGCGTCGCTGATGGCATGGGCCGGGGATTGCGTGCCGGACCACCAGAAGGGCTTGCTGGGCGGACTGATGGCGATCTCGCCTGCTGCCGGGGCGCTGGCGACAACCCTCATTACCCTGCCGGGACTGGCATCACCACAGGAACGGCTGTGGCTGGTCGCCCTGCTGGTCGCAGGATGCATCGGGCCTGCGCTGCTGTTTGGCGCCCCGCGCCGGTTTCCGGAACTCACCGCCAGCCGCCCGGGCGCGGATGAAGCAGCAGTTGGCACGCCCCTGCCTGCCAACCCGGCCCTGATCCGGATGTGGCTGGCCCGTCTGCTGATCCAGGTCTCCGAAGCGGCGCTGTTTGCCTTTCTCTACTTCTGGTTCCGCTCGGTTGACACGGCCATGGATGATGCCCGGATCGCGCAAGTGTTCGGGGCTGTTCTGGTCTGCTCGATCCCGGTCTCGATTGCGGCGGGGCGCTGGTCCGACCGGATGGGGCGGCCCTTCCTGCCGCTGCCCATCGCATCGGGAATAGCCGCACTGGGCCTGTTGCTGATGGCCTGGTCATCAACCTTGCCCGGCGCCATTGCGGGCTATGCGGTGTTCGGCCTGGCGGCGACCGTGTTCCTCTCGCTCCATTCGGCCCAGACCCTGCGCGTGCTCCCCAGCCCGGAAAAGCGCGGGCGGCACCTGGGGTTCTTCAACCTGACCAACACCACACCCTCGCTGGTGATGCCGTGGATGGTGGTCACGATCGAGCCACTGTTCGGCTTCTCCGGCCTGTTCGTGGTGCTGGCCTTTTGCGCCATGGCCGCGGCCGCCTTGCTGGCGACGATTCGCGCCCGGACATAG
- a CDS encoding glycoside hydrolase family 3 protein, which yields MASTGAAAAATQPAQDIDALVARMSLERKVAQLIQPQINSFTAADMERYRFGSYLNGGNGGPYGDEFAPPGEWLRLADQMFLASVKPLPDGEPVIPTMWGTDAVHGHTNVIGATIFPHNIGLGATRDADLVRRIGAATAVEIEATGIDWNFSPTVAVARDDRWGRTYESYSEDPVLVAELGAALVEGLQGRKGDADHLGDGRVIATAKHFFGDGGTALGIDTGDVNGDIEDLKRIHAVPYPAAIAAGAQVIMASFNSINGEKMHGNEALLSGYLRGELGFDGVVVGDWNGHGQVRGCTVSDCPQSLKAGLDIYMVPDDWKALIDTTVAQVRDGTIPMATLDQAVARVLRLKQRAGLLDPAVRKPSERGVGGKLDLIGSPEHRALAREAVAKSQVILKNSGVLPLKPGAKLLVAGTGADAIWQAAGGWTLTWQGGRELTNDQFPGATSIWAGIRDAAKASGGQAVLSPDGSFTEKPDAAIVVFGEDSYAEFYGDRKNAVFTDAEGLGLLRTLKAKGVPTVAVFLSGRPMWMNRELNAADAFVASWLPGGEGAGVADVLFGQREASGRLSFSWPAACNGHPVNGPQGALFTLGHGLATGQVGGTGKLDESCDLLNEAPANDWFASGRLSTGITATAGGTALPGLRGEANGIMARGLDRTRQEDARAITFAPGSSLTLTGDGKARGAFVLQYNLAASPAAPVTVKVGDTVLDVTANFAVSGGKGWREMVLTASCISEDANSLTLTSEGPIVLSVSQIARTQLPAGTDCSF from the coding sequence GTGGCGTCAACCGGCGCAGCGGCAGCGGCGACCCAGCCCGCGCAGGACATCGACGCCCTCGTTGCGCGGATGAGCCTGGAGCGCAAGGTCGCCCAGCTGATCCAGCCGCAGATCAATTCCTTCACCGCCGCCGACATGGAGCGGTACCGTTTCGGCAGCTATCTCAATGGCGGCAATGGCGGCCCCTATGGCGACGAGTTCGCGCCGCCGGGCGAATGGCTGCGCCTCGCTGACCAGATGTTCCTCGCCTCGGTCAAGCCGCTCCCCGATGGCGAGCCGGTGATCCCGACCATGTGGGGGACAGACGCGGTCCACGGCCACACCAACGTGATCGGGGCGACCATCTTCCCGCACAACATCGGCCTTGGCGCCACCCGCGATGCAGACCTCGTCCGCCGGATCGGCGCGGCGACCGCCGTCGAGATCGAAGCCACCGGCATTGACTGGAACTTCTCCCCCACCGTGGCGGTGGCGCGCGATGACCGCTGGGGCCGGACCTATGAAAGCTATTCCGAAGACCCTGTGCTCGTCGCCGAACTGGGCGCGGCGCTGGTCGAAGGCCTTCAAGGCCGCAAGGGCGATGCCGACCACCTCGGCGATGGGCGGGTCATCGCCACCGCCAAGCACTTCTTCGGTGATGGTGGCACGGCGCTGGGGATCGACACCGGTGACGTCAACGGCGACATCGAGGATCTGAAGCGGATCCACGCTGTGCCCTACCCCGCTGCCATCGCGGCCGGGGCGCAGGTAATCATGGCCAGCTTCAACTCGATCAACGGCGAGAAGATGCACGGCAACGAGGCGCTGTTGAGCGGCTACCTGCGCGGCGAACTCGGCTTCGACGGGGTTGTGGTTGGTGACTGGAACGGCCACGGCCAGGTCCGCGGCTGCACTGTGAGCGACTGCCCGCAATCGCTCAAAGCCGGGCTCGACATCTATATGGTGCCCGATGACTGGAAGGCGCTGATCGACACCACGGTGGCGCAGGTTCGCGATGGCACCATCCCGATGGCCACGCTCGACCAGGCCGTCGCCCGGGTGCTGCGGCTGAAGCAGCGCGCCGGCCTGCTCGACCCGGCCGTCCGCAAGCCGTCCGAACGGGGTGTGGGCGGCAAGCTCGACCTGATCGGTTCGCCCGAGCACCGCGCCCTGGCGCGCGAGGCAGTGGCGAAATCGCAGGTGATCCTGAAGAACAGCGGTGTCCTGCCGCTCAAGCCCGGCGCGAAGCTGCTGGTCGCAGGCACCGGTGCCGATGCCATCTGGCAGGCTGCCGGCGGCTGGACCCTGACCTGGCAGGGCGGGCGCGAGCTGACCAACGACCAGTTCCCCGGCGCGACCTCGATCTGGGCCGGGATCCGCGATGCGGCGAAGGCCAGCGGCGGCCAGGCCGTGCTGTCGCCCGACGGCAGCTTCACCGAAAAGCCCGATGCTGCGATCGTGGTGTTCGGCGAGGATTCCTACGCCGAATTCTACGGCGACCGGAAAAACGCCGTGTTCACCGATGCCGAAGGCCTTGGCCTGCTGCGCACGCTGAAGGCGAAAGGTGTGCCCACGGTTGCGGTGTTCCTGTCCGGCCGCCCGATGTGGATGAACCGCGAGCTCAACGCCGCCGACGCGTTCGTTGCCAGCTGGTTGCCCGGCGGCGAAGGGGCAGGCGTGGCCGACGTGCTGTTCGGCCAGCGCGAGGCAAGCGGGCGATTGTCGTTCAGCTGGCCCGCGGCCTGCAACGGCCATCCGGTCAACGGGCCGCAAGGCGCGCTGTTCACCCTTGGTCACGGCCTTGCCACCGGACAGGTCGGCGGCACCGGCAAGCTCGACGAAAGCTGCGACCTGCTCAACGAGGCTCCGGCCAATGACTGGTTCGCCAGCGGCCGCCTCTCGACCGGGATCACCGCCACCGCCGGCGGCACCGCCCTGCCCGGCCTGCGTGGTGAGGCGAACGGGATCATGGCCAGGGGCCTTGACCGCACGCGGCAGGAAGATGCCCGCGCGATCACCTTTGCCCCGGGTTCCTCGCTCACGCTGACGGGGGACGGCAAGGCCAGGGGCGCATTCGTGCTGCAATACAACCTCGCCGCCAGCCCGGCCGCGCCGGTGACCGTGAAGGTGGGCGACACGGTGCTCGACGTCACCGCCAATTTCGCTGTCAGCGGCGGCAAGGGCTGGCGCGAAATGGTGCTGACCGCGAGCTGCATTTCCGAAGACGCCAACAGCCTGACCCTGACATCTGAGGGGCCGATCGTGCTGAGCGTGTCGCAGATTGCCCGCACGCAATTGCCCGCCGGGACGGACTGCTCGTTCTGA
- a CDS encoding sugar MFS transporter gives MALAPELATSTDPNPLESDAPQVDAPGLNYFVFALFFIFGGITSLNDVIIPKLKELFTLSYFEASLVQFWFFIAYAVVGIPGARLVKKLGYMRGAVAGLVTMLVGCLLFIPASQTAVFGMFLFAYFILATGVVLVQIVANPLISLLGPARTTHSRLTFAQAFNSLGTTIFPFFGSILILGSLATVTAAELSGAELAAYRTAESQAIVNGYLGLAAALAVVAGVVWLFRNRLKGEKHEHTSLAEGLALLKRPRFGYGAACIFLYVGAEVAIGSFIVNYLMQAEVLNLPEQSAGKLISLYWGGALVGRFIGSGLLRMVSPGLLLATVAAGAITLIAISANSTGVVAGYSLLAVGLMNAIMFPTIFSLACEKLGPRAADGSGIINVAIAGGAVVPVLYGALADQTSLAFALVLPALCYAVIAGFGIFARRPA, from the coding sequence ATGGCACTGGCACCCGAACTTGCGACCAGTACGGACCCTAACCCGCTGGAAAGCGACGCCCCACAGGTTGACGCCCCCGGCCTCAACTACTTCGTCTTCGCGCTGTTCTTCATCTTCGGCGGGATCACCAGCCTCAACGACGTGATCATCCCCAAGCTGAAAGAGCTGTTCACCCTCAGCTATTTCGAGGCGAGCCTGGTCCAGTTCTGGTTCTTCATCGCCTATGCCGTGGTTGGCATCCCCGGCGCGCGGCTGGTCAAGAAGCTGGGCTACATGCGCGGAGCGGTGGCAGGGCTGGTGACCATGCTGGTCGGCTGCCTGCTGTTCATCCCGGCCAGCCAGACGGCCGTGTTCGGCATGTTCCTGTTCGCCTACTTCATCCTCGCCACCGGGGTGGTGCTGGTGCAGATCGTCGCCAACCCGCTGATCAGCCTGCTGGGGCCTGCGCGCACGACCCACAGCCGACTGACCTTTGCCCAGGCGTTCAACTCGCTCGGGACAACGATCTTTCCCTTCTTCGGTTCGATCCTGATCCTCGGCAGCCTCGCCACGGTGACAGCGGCGGAGCTGTCCGGCGCGGAACTCGCTGCCTACCGGACGGCGGAGAGCCAGGCGATCGTCAACGGCTACCTCGGCCTCGCCGCCGCGCTGGCGGTTGTCGCCGGAGTGGTCTGGCTGTTCCGCAACCGGCTGAAAGGCGAAAAGCATGAGCACACCAGCCTCGCCGAGGGTCTGGCCCTGCTCAAGCGCCCGCGCTTCGGGTATGGCGCAGCCTGCATCTTCCTTTACGTCGGCGCCGAAGTCGCCATCGGCAGCTTTATCGTCAATTACCTGATGCAGGCCGAAGTCCTGAACCTGCCCGAACAGTCGGCAGGCAAACTCATCTCGCTCTACTGGGGCGGCGCACTGGTGGGCCGGTTCATCGGGTCCGGCCTGCTCCGTATGGTCAGCCCCGGCCTGCTGCTGGCGACCGTGGCGGCGGGCGCGATCACCCTGATCGCCATCTCCGCCAATTCGACCGGCGTAGTGGCAGGGTATTCGTTGCTCGCGGTCGGCCTGATGAACGCGATCATGTTCCCGACCATCTTCAGCCTCGCCTGCGAGAAGCTTGGTCCGCGTGCAGCGGACGGGTCGGGCATCATCAACGTGGCGATTGCGGGGGGCGCGGTGGTGCCGGTGCTCTACGGCGCGCTGGCCGACCAGACCAGCCTCGCCTTTGCCCTGGTGCTGCCCGCCCTGTGCTATGCCGTGATCGCCGGATTCGGGATTTTCGCCCGGCGCCCGGCCTGA
- the zwf gene encoding glucose-6-phosphate dehydrogenase → MSFTADRLLLFGATGDLAQRMLLPSLAALHADGLLGPDLRIIGTARTEMTDGEFRQFARAALEKFLPADRRGGMADFLNRLTYQALDATQLAGYADLAAKVGEPKQGLAIFLSTAPSLFEPTIKGLKSAGLTGEQVRMCLEKPLGTDLGSSREINDAVAGAFPEHRIFRIDHYLGKETVQNLLALRFANLMFEPLWNAAHIDHVQITVAETVGLEGRVAFYDDAGALRDMVQNHMLQLLALVAMEPPGHFDATAVRDEKVKVLRSLRKVDAAQTVTGQYRAGAIQGQAVPGYDEELGKESGTETFVAIKAHVDNWRWKGVPFYLRTGKRLPKRVTEIVIQFRCVPHSIFAGKGATMQPNRLVIGIQPEENITLSLMAKVPGLDREGIRLRQVPLNIAMADAFSGAVRRIAYERLLLDLVEGDQTLFVRRDEVEAQWEWIDAIRSQWQSEGQEPRTYTAGSWGPSAAIALAERDGVTWHE, encoded by the coding sequence ATGAGCTTTACCGCTGACCGCCTGCTGCTGTTCGGGGCCACCGGCGACCTGGCCCAGCGGATGCTGCTGCCCAGCCTTGCTGCGCTGCATGCCGACGGGCTGCTCGGCCCAGACCTGCGTATCATCGGCACCGCCCGGACCGAGATGACCGATGGCGAGTTCCGCCAGTTCGCCCGCGCCGCGCTGGAGAAGTTCCTGCCCGCCGACCGGCGCGGCGGCATGGCTGATTTCCTTAACCGGCTGACCTATCAGGCGCTTGATGCGACACAACTGGCTGGGTACGCCGACCTTGCCGCAAAGGTCGGCGAGCCGAAGCAGGGCCTGGCCATCTTCCTGTCCACCGCACCAAGCCTGTTCGAGCCGACCATCAAGGGCCTGAAGAGCGCCGGGTTGACCGGCGAGCAGGTCCGCATGTGCCTCGAAAAGCCGCTCGGCACCGATCTTGGCTCCAGCCGCGAGATCAACGACGCGGTCGCCGGGGCCTTCCCCGAACACCGCATTTTCCGGATCGATCACTATCTCGGCAAGGAAACGGTCCAGAACCTGCTGGCGCTGCGCTTCGCCAACCTGATGTTCGAACCGTTGTGGAACGCGGCCCATATCGACCATGTCCAGATCACCGTCGCCGAGACGGTCGGGCTGGAGGGCCGGGTGGCGTTCTACGACGATGCCGGGGCGCTGCGCGACATGGTGCAGAACCATATGCTCCAGCTGTTGGCGCTGGTGGCGATGGAGCCGCCGGGCCATTTTGACGCCACTGCGGTGCGCGACGAGAAGGTCAAAGTGCTGCGATCCTTGCGCAAGGTCGATGCCGCCCAGACCGTCACCGGCCAGTACCGCGCCGGTGCGATCCAGGGGCAGGCGGTGCCCGGCTATGACGAGGAACTGGGCAAGGAATCGGGCACCGAAACCTTCGTCGCGATCAAGGCCCACGTCGATAACTGGCGCTGGAAAGGCGTGCCGTTCTACCTGCGCACCGGCAAACGCCTGCCCAAACGTGTCACCGAAATCGTCATCCAGTTCCGCTGCGTGCCGCATTCGATCTTTGCCGGTAAAGGCGCGACCATGCAGCCCAACCGGCTGGTGATCGGTATCCAGCCGGAAGAAAACATCACCCTCTCGCTGATGGCGAAGGTGCCGGGGCTGGACCGCGAGGGCATCCGCCTGCGGCAGGTCCCGCTCAACATCGCGATGGCCGACGCCTTCAGCGGGGCAGTGCGGCGGATCGCCTACGAACGGCTGCTGCTCGACCTGGTCGAAGGCGACCAGACGCTGTTCGTTCGCCGCGACGAAGTGGAAGCCCAGTGGGAGTGGATCGACGCAATCCGCAGCCAGTGGCAGAGCGAAGGGCAGGAGCCGAGGACCTACACCGCCGGCAGCTGGGGACCGAGTGCCGCTATCGCGCTGGCGGAGCGTGACGGGGTGACCTGGCATGAGTAA
- the edd gene encoding phosphogluconate dehydratase produces the protein MSKPLHDTLHRVTQRVIENSRASRSAYLDLVAREADNQGDRNAVSCSNLAHAYAGALEDQAALVAAKGPNIGIVTSYNDMLSAHQPYGRYPDRLKIYAREVGATAQVAGGTPAMCDGVTQGETGMELSLFSRDVIALSTAVALSHAMYDGALMLGICDKIVPGLLIGALRFGHLPVIFVPGGPMPTGVANKEKQRIRQLYAEGKVGRAELLASEMGSYHSPGTCTFYGTANSNQMMMELMGLHIPGSAFIQPGTQLRQALDRAAVHRVSQIGHKGDDWRPLGHCVDEKAIINAAVGLLATGGSTNHAIHIPAMARAAGVIFDWNDLSELSSAVPLIARVYPNGAGDVNHFHDAGGIGFVVGELLEAGLAHRDIMTVGTGDLSEYAREPGLDGNLQEGGALVWRDVGDSADLEMLRPVSKPFQPDGGMRLVTGNLGRACFKSSAVEESRWTIEAPCRVFEDQPSVAAAFKAGELDRDVIVVVRFQGPRANGMPELHKLTPPLGVLQDRGYRVALVTDGRMSGASGKVPAAIHCTPEALGGGPLSRLRDGDVIRLCAATGELSTTADLAAREPVPDPSDANGTGREIFGMFRRFADGAEQGGSAMLATAGL, from the coding sequence ATGAGTAAGCCGCTTCACGACACACTGCACCGGGTGACGCAGCGGGTGATCGAAAACTCCCGCGCCAGCCGCAGCGCCTATCTCGATCTGGTGGCCCGCGAGGCGGACAACCAGGGGGACCGCAACGCGGTGTCCTGCTCCAATCTCGCCCATGCCTATGCCGGGGCGCTGGAGGACCAGGCAGCGCTGGTCGCAGCCAAAGGCCCCAACATCGGGATCGTCACCAGCTACAACGACATGCTGAGCGCGCACCAGCCCTATGGCCGGTACCCGGATCGGCTGAAGATCTATGCCCGCGAAGTCGGCGCGACCGCGCAGGTCGCGGGCGGGACGCCGGCCATGTGCGACGGGGTAACCCAGGGCGAGACTGGCATGGAGCTGTCGCTGTTCAGCCGCGACGTGATCGCCCTCTCGACCGCCGTGGCGCTGAGCCATGCCATGTACGACGGGGCGCTGATGCTGGGCATCTGCGACAAGATCGTACCCGGCCTGCTGATCGGCGCCCTGCGGTTCGGCCACCTGCCGGTGATCTTCGTGCCCGGCGGGCCGATGCCGACCGGGGTGGCGAACAAGGAAAAGCAGCGCATCCGCCAGCTTTACGCCGAAGGCAAGGTCGGCCGGGCCGAACTGCTGGCGAGCGAGATGGGTAGCTACCATTCGCCCGGCACCTGCACGTTCTACGGCACCGCCAATTCCAACCAGATGATGATGGAGCTGATGGGGCTGCACATTCCCGGCAGCGCCTTCATCCAGCCCGGCACGCAATTGCGCCAGGCGCTGGACCGGGCAGCGGTGCACCGGGTGTCACAGATCGGGCACAAGGGCGATGACTGGCGTCCGCTTGGCCATTGTGTTGACGAGAAGGCGATCATCAACGCCGCTGTCGGCCTGCTCGCCACCGGAGGATCGACCAACCATGCGATCCATATTCCCGCGATGGCGCGGGCAGCCGGGGTCATCTTCGACTGGAACGACCTGTCCGAACTGTCCTCTGCCGTGCCGCTGATCGCCCGGGTCTATCCCAACGGCGCGGGCGACGTGAACCACTTCCATGATGCGGGCGGGATCGGCTTCGTCGTTGGCGAACTGCTCGAAGCAGGCCTCGCCCACCGCGATATCATGACAGTCGGCACCGGCGACCTGTCGGAATACGCGCGCGAGCCGGGGTTGGATGGAAACCTCCAGGAAGGAGGGGCCCTCGTATGGCGCGATGTCGGGGATAGCGCCGACCTTGAGATGCTGCGGCCCGTATCGAAACCGTTCCAGCCCGACGGGGGCATGCGGCTGGTCACCGGCAACCTGGGCCGGGCCTGCTTCAAGTCATCCGCAGTCGAAGAGTCACGCTGGACCATCGAGGCGCCCTGCCGCGTGTTCGAGGACCAGCCGAGCGTTGCGGCCGCGTTCAAGGCAGGCGAACTGGACCGCGACGTAATCGTGGTCGTCCGCTTTCAGGGGCCGCGCGCCAACGGCATGCCCGAACTGCACAAGCTGACCCCGCCGCTCGGCGTCCTGCAGGATCGCGGCTACCGCGTCGCGCTGGTCACCGACGGGCGGATGTCCGGGGCCAGCGGCAAAGTGCCCGCCGCCATCCACTGCACGCCCGAGGCACTCGGCGGCGGGCCCCTTTCCCGGCTGCGCGATGGCGACGTGATCCGCCTGTGCGCCGCAACCGGCGAGCTTTCCACCACCGCAGACCTTGCGGCGCGGGAGCCTGTGCCCGATCCGTCCGACGCCAATGGTACCGGGCGCGAGATCTTCGGCATGTTCCGCCGATTTGCGGACGGGGCGGAACAGGGCGGCAGCGCCATGCTCGCCACAGCAGGACTGTAG
- the eda gene encoding bifunctional 4-hydroxy-2-oxoglutarate aldolase/2-dehydro-3-deoxy-phosphogluconate aldolase: MNAIDTLMRVAPVIPVIVIDEIEHAVPLAEALVAGGLRVLEVTLRTEAALPAITAMKQVPGAIVGAGTVTNAHELDAALAAGSEFIVSPGLTEPLGKAAIASGVPFLPGIANAGDIMRGLDLGLTQFKFFPAMAAGGLPALKALAAPFGQCRFCPTGGIGPDNAGEWLAFDPVLCVGGSWVSPKGAPDKIEIERLAREAVALRRR; encoded by the coding sequence ATGAACGCAATCGATACCCTGATGCGCGTCGCGCCGGTGATCCCGGTGATCGTGATCGACGAGATCGAACACGCCGTGCCCTTGGCCGAAGCCCTGGTCGCGGGCGGGCTGCGGGTGCTCGAGGTGACGCTGCGCACCGAAGCGGCGCTACCAGCCATAACCGCGATGAAGCAGGTTCCCGGCGCCATCGTCGGCGCAGGCACCGTCACCAACGCGCACGAGCTGGACGCGGCGCTGGCAGCGGGAAGCGAATTCATCGTCTCCCCCGGCCTCACCGAACCGCTGGGCAAGGCGGCGATCGCGAGCGGTGTGCCGTTCCTGCCCGGCATCGCCAATGCGGGCGACATCATGCGCGGGCTCGACCTGGGGCTCACCCAGTTCAAGTTCTTCCCCGCCATGGCCGCTGGCGGCCTGCCAGCCTTGAAGGCCCTCGCCGCGCCGTTTGGCCAGTGCCGGTTCTGCCCGACTGGCGGCATCGGGCCGGACAACGCCGGCGAATGGCTGGCATTCGATCCGGTGCTGTGCGTCGGCGGAAGCTGGGTTTCCCCCAAGGGGGCGCCGGACAAGATCGAAATCGAACGGCTCGCCCGCGAGGCGGTGGCGCTGCGGCGGCGTTAA
- a CDS encoding L,D-transpeptidase family protein, producing MDPMLKWIGGATAVIVLALGTATVAGSAFSATEPAEAVSLSEAIPVDAELVASATAPSDRAAAISQPAATQDTAKPADERFVIKRVLPIEGPIKYGEWHWNEEGVPEGPLVVTVDLEARVISVFRGGYEIGAAAVLLGTQDHPTPLGTFPILQKKRHNISSIYNVPMPYTMRLTWDGIAIHASEVENGYASHGCIGTPEGFAAKLFAVADKGDKVIITRGKRIGVGDPIVS from the coding sequence ATGGACCCGATGCTCAAATGGATTGGCGGCGCGACCGCCGTGATCGTGCTGGCGCTGGGCACCGCAACGGTGGCCGGCAGCGCCTTCAGTGCAACTGAACCGGCAGAAGCTGTTTCGCTGAGCGAGGCCATTCCGGTTGATGCGGAGTTGGTAGCATCGGCCACTGCTCCGTCTGATCGCGCGGCCGCTATTTCGCAGCCCGCTGCCACTCAGGATACTGCCAAACCGGCGGACGAGCGCTTCGTCATCAAGCGCGTGTTGCCGATCGAGGGCCCGATCAAGTACGGTGAGTGGCACTGGAACGAAGAAGGCGTGCCCGAAGGCCCGCTGGTGGTCACGGTAGACCTTGAGGCCCGGGTCATCTCGGTGTTCCGCGGCGGTTACGAGATCGGCGCAGCAGCCGTGCTGCTCGGCACGCAGGACCATCCGACCCCGCTCGGCACCTTCCCGATCCTGCAGAAGAAGCGCCACAATATCTCGTCGATCTACAATGTGCCCATGCCCTACACCATGCGGCTGACATGGGACGGCATCGCCATCCATGCCTCTGAAGTCGAGAACGGCTATGCCAGCCACGGCTGCATCGGCACGCCTGAAGGGTTTGCTGCAAAGCTGTTTGCGGTTGCCGACAAGGGCGACAAGGTGATCATCACCCGCGGCAAACGCATCGGTGTGGGCGACCCGATCGTTTCCTGA